From one Rubrobacter xylanophilus genomic stretch:
- a CDS encoding acetamidase/formamidase family protein, protein MQVREHVVEIDPSRPLAEEPDRGHNRWHEALEPVLEVEPGDLVVYETRDAFDGQLGPASTGQDVGSLDLGPVHPLTGPVYVKGAEPGDLLEVELVGIEADPWEGWGYTVEVPGFGFLRDHFPEPYIVHWRLHEGYAESEQLPGVRIRYNPHPGVFGVAPSAELRRRAAEREAEAAQRGGFALPPDPDGAVPAGEPVASEGLRTVPPRENAGNIDIKQFSPGTTMLIPVHVEGALVSTGDVHFAQGDCEACGTAIEMRSRVRVRFGLRKGEAARRGIRDLQFFRDTYFTAPELAAPRRFYATTGICVESGGANRSEDLTLAARNALLNMIGHLETRGFDRQQAYALCSVAVDLRISQTVDVPNLLVSALLPLDIFV, encoded by the coding sequence ATGCAGGTGAGGGAGCACGTCGTCGAGATAGACCCGTCGCGGCCGCTTGCGGAGGAGCCGGACCGGGGGCACAACAGGTGGCACGAGGCGCTTGAGCCCGTACTCGAGGTGGAGCCCGGGGATCTGGTCGTCTACGAGACCCGCGACGCCTTCGACGGACAGCTCGGCCCGGCCTCCACCGGCCAAGACGTGGGGAGTCTGGACCTGGGGCCGGTGCACCCGCTGACCGGACCGGTGTACGTGAAGGGGGCCGAGCCCGGAGACCTCCTGGAGGTCGAGCTCGTGGGTATCGAGGCGGATCCCTGGGAGGGCTGGGGCTACACCGTGGAGGTCCCGGGCTTCGGTTTTCTGCGCGATCACTTCCCGGAGCCGTACATCGTCCACTGGCGGCTGCACGAGGGCTACGCGGAGTCCGAGCAGCTGCCGGGGGTGCGCATCCGCTACAACCCCCATCCGGGCGTCTTCGGGGTGGCGCCGAGCGCGGAGCTGCGCCGCCGGGCGGCCGAGCGGGAGGCGGAGGCCGCGCAGCGGGGAGGCTTCGCCCTTCCCCCCGATCCGGACGGGGCGGTACCCGCCGGTGAGCCGGTGGCCTCCGAAGGTCTTAGGACGGTGCCGCCGCGGGAGAACGCCGGGAACATAGACATCAAGCAGTTCTCTCCGGGGACGACCATGCTGATTCCGGTGCACGTGGAGGGCGCGCTGGTCTCCACGGGGGACGTCCACTTCGCCCAGGGCGACTGTGAGGCCTGCGGGACGGCCATAGAGATGCGCTCGCGGGTACGGGTGCGCTTCGGGCTGCGCAAGGGCGAGGCCGCCCGCCGGGGGATAAGGGACCTGCAGTTCTTCCGCGACACCTACTTCACCGCGCCGGAGCTCGCCGCCCCGCGGCGCTTCTACGCCACCACCGGCATCTGTGTGGAGAGCGGCGGGGCCAACCGCAGCGAGGACCTTACGCTGGCGGCCCGCAACGCGCTGTTGAACATGATCGGTCACCTCGAGACCCGAGGCTTCGACCGCCAGCAGGCCTATGCCCTGTGCAGCGTGGCGGTGGACCTGCGCATCAGCCAGACGGTGGACGTGCCGAACCTGCTGGTGAGCGCCCTGCTGCCGCTGGACATCTTCGTCTAG
- a CDS encoding PAS domain-containing hybrid sensor histidine kinase/response regulator, whose amino-acid sequence MRRLLPAAVLISVLIGWLRFEGERAGLYGTTTGVVMMTAANILVVLALMLWGARMLRRVERGRTAAEENYRSIYENAVEGIFQSTPEGKLITANPAMARMFGYGSPREMVSEMTDLGSQLWEKPEDRERFVEKLRREGSVSGFEARLRRRDGSPLWASLSGRAVTDGEGRVVRLEGAVQDISWRKRQEEALEESRRQFRDLFERSVDALLIHDGEGNIADCNAEACRSLGYSREELLRMNVRDFATNLVRRDHRPPGEPTLWERALSGDPGVVAGVHFGEHRRRDGTTFPVEVRVGPVVYDGRRMILASARDITERKRKEEELRRAEERYRRLIEQIPGIVYIEDIETGATLYDSPKIEEILGYPADTYKSDPHYWQKIVHPEDRELLRREEEKALKTGKLSVEYRVLAQDGRVVWVREEAIVIPGEQGQASVWQGLILDITERKQAEQALYESEQRFRRSFDDAPIGMALVSPEGRFLQVNRALCEIIGYPPERLMQKTFQEITHPEDLEKDLALLRRLMAREIPRYQMEKRYIHASGRIVWAQLSVSMVTDEKGEPLHFIGQVQDITERKRIEEELREAKEQAEAASRAKSEFVANMSHEIRTPMNGIIGMAELLLDTPLDPEQEEYARTIRSSGETLLSILNDILDFSKIEAGRLTLERIPFEIHREVEEVASLLATRAHAKGLELVCFVEPEVPPLLEGDPFRLRQVLTNLIGNAIKFTDEGEVVVQASLSDGSPTPEGTVELRFEVTDSGIGMSEEQQRRLFEAFSQADASTTRRYGGTGLGLAISRQLVEMMGGTIGVRSSPGEGSTFHFTARFSLPGSDGGSPPEKAETYVGPPPEDRESLAGLKVLIVDDNATNRTILCRQLEAWRMHPKSVPGAEEAMRELAESGTFDGSSSGYELIILDMQMPDVDGLELARRIRERLPTGARSSPRLLLLTSMDPDIKERARASGIEATLQKPVRQSQLYDAIANLLQRKERRPAPRPAARERAASGGLVLLAEDNPVNQRVASRMLHRLGYEVEVAQDGEEALEKLFGEEGREYAAVLMDIQMPRMDGLEATRRIRNKEEEEGLPRLPIIAMSAHAMQEDRTRALEAGMDHYISKPVKTAVLEEVLERFVRKREKASPGEPTPSTADEPALAPESLRELDELGEEVFGELAELFLEDAPSRIAGMKEALEKEGSCEERAQRLRALSHALKGSAASLGAKRLSSLAQKLNEGTSAAAVEREEQRRDLLRLMEEIEREFARVREEIEGRLS is encoded by the coding sequence GTGCGGAGGCTGCTGCCGGCAGCCGTGCTCATCTCCGTGCTCATCGGCTGGCTCAGGTTCGAAGGGGAGAGAGCCGGGCTCTACGGCACGACCACCGGCGTCGTGATGATGACCGCCGCGAACATCCTGGTCGTCTTGGCGCTGATGCTGTGGGGAGCCCGGATGCTGCGGCGCGTTGAGCGCGGCCGGACCGCGGCGGAGGAGAACTACCGCTCCATCTACGAGAACGCGGTGGAGGGCATCTTCCAGAGCACCCCGGAGGGAAAACTCATCACCGCCAACCCCGCCATGGCACGCATGTTCGGCTACGGCTCCCCCCGGGAGATGGTCTCGGAGATGACCGACCTCGGCAGCCAGCTCTGGGAAAAGCCGGAAGACAGGGAACGCTTCGTGGAGAAGCTCCGACGGGAGGGCTCCGTCTCCGGGTTCGAGGCCCGGCTGCGGCGGAGGGACGGGAGCCCGCTGTGGGCCTCCCTCAGCGGGCGCGCGGTCACCGATGGCGAGGGCCGGGTGGTGCGTCTGGAGGGCGCGGTGCAGGACATCAGCTGGCGCAAGCGGCAGGAGGAGGCCCTGGAGGAGAGCCGCCGGCAGTTCAGGGATCTCTTCGAGCGCTCCGTGGACGCCCTGCTGATACACGACGGCGAGGGCAACATCGCGGACTGCAACGCCGAAGCCTGCCGCAGTCTGGGCTACAGCAGAGAAGAGCTGCTGCGGATGAACGTCAGGGACTTCGCCACGAACCTCGTCCGCAGGGACCACAGACCCCCCGGGGAGCCCACGCTGTGGGAGCGGGCGCTCTCCGGAGATCCCGGGGTGGTCGCCGGGGTGCACTTCGGGGAGCATCGCCGCAGGGACGGGACGACCTTCCCGGTGGAGGTGCGGGTGGGACCCGTAGTCTATGACGGACGACGGATGATACTGGCCTCCGCCCGGGACATCACCGAGCGGAAACGGAAGGAGGAGGAGCTCAGGAGGGCCGAGGAAAGGTACCGCAGGCTCATCGAACAGATCCCGGGCATCGTCTACATAGAGGACATAGAGACTGGGGCCACCCTCTACGACAGCCCGAAGATAGAGGAGATCCTGGGCTACCCGGCCGACACCTACAAAAGCGATCCCCACTACTGGCAGAAGATCGTCCATCCCGAGGATCGGGAGCTCCTCCGGCGGGAAGAAGAGAAGGCCCTGAAGACGGGCAAGCTCAGCGTCGAGTACCGGGTCCTGGCCCAGGACGGCAGGGTGGTGTGGGTGCGGGAGGAGGCGATCGTCATCCCCGGCGAACAGGGACAGGCGTCGGTGTGGCAGGGCCTGATCCTGGACATAACCGAGCGCAAGCAGGCCGAACAGGCGCTCTACGAGAGCGAGCAGCGCTTCCGCAGGTCCTTCGACGACGCCCCCATAGGCATGGCCCTCGTAAGCCCGGAGGGGCGCTTCCTGCAGGTCAACCGCGCCCTGTGTGAGATCATCGGCTACCCGCCGGAGCGGCTGATGCAGAAGACCTTCCAGGAGATCACCCACCCGGAGGACCTGGAGAAGGATCTGGCGCTCCTGCGGCGCCTGATGGCCCGGGAGATTCCCAGATACCAGATGGAGAAGCGCTACATCCACGCCTCCGGACGGATCGTGTGGGCCCAGCTGAGCGTCTCGATGGTCACCGACGAGAAGGGCGAGCCCCTCCACTTCATCGGCCAGGTGCAGGACATCACCGAGAGAAAGCGGATAGAGGAGGAGCTGAGGGAGGCCAAGGAGCAGGCAGAGGCGGCGAGCCGGGCGAAGAGCGAGTTCGTGGCCAACATGTCCCACGAGATAAGGACCCCCATGAACGGCATCATCGGCATGGCCGAGCTGCTCCTGGACACCCCGCTGGACCCCGAGCAGGAGGAGTACGCGAGGACCATCCGCTCCTCCGGAGAGACCCTGCTCTCCATCCTCAACGACATCCTGGACTTCTCCAAGATAGAGGCCGGCAGGCTGACGCTGGAGAGGATCCCCTTCGAGATCCATAGGGAGGTCGAGGAGGTCGCCTCGCTGCTCGCCACCCGCGCCCACGCGAAGGGCCTCGAGCTCGTCTGCTTCGTGGAGCCCGAAGTCCCCCCGCTCCTGGAGGGCGACCCCTTCAGGCTCAGGCAGGTCCTCACCAACCTCATCGGCAACGCCATAAAGTTCACCGACGAGGGAGAGGTGGTGGTCCAGGCCTCCCTCTCCGACGGAAGCCCCACTCCGGAGGGGACGGTGGAGCTGCGCTTCGAGGTCACGGACAGCGGCATAGGGATGAGCGAGGAGCAACAGCGGCGCCTCTTCGAGGCCTTCTCCCAGGCCGACGCCTCCACGACCCGCCGCTACGGGGGCACCGGCCTCGGGCTCGCCATAAGCCGCCAGCTGGTGGAGATGATGGGCGGGACGATCGGGGTGCGGAGCAGCCCCGGGGAGGGCTCCACCTTCCACTTCACCGCCCGATTCTCCCTCCCCGGGAGCGACGGCGGCTCCCCGCCGGAGAAGGCCGAAACGTACGTTGGACCGCCGCCCGAGGACCGCGAGAGCCTGGCCGGGTTGAAGGTCCTCATAGTGGACGACAACGCCACGAACAGGACCATCCTCTGCCGCCAGCTCGAGGCCTGGAGGATGCACCCGAAGAGCGTGCCGGGCGCGGAGGAGGCGATGAGGGAGCTCGCGGAGTCCGGGACCTTCGATGGCTCATCCTCCGGATACGAGCTGATCATCCTGGACATGCAGATGCCGGATGTGGACGGTCTCGAGCTCGCCCGCCGGATACGCGAGCGGCTTCCCACAGGAGCCCGAAGCTCACCCCGCCTCCTGCTCCTCACCTCGATGGACCCGGACATAAAGGAGAGGGCCCGCGCCTCGGGGATAGAGGCCACCCTACAGAAACCCGTCCGCCAGTCCCAGCTCTACGACGCCATAGCCAACCTCCTGCAGCGAAAGGAGCGGCGGCCCGCGCCGCGCCCGGCCGCGCGGGAGAGAGCCGCCTCCGGCGGGCTCGTGCTGCTCGCCGAGGACAACCCCGTCAATCAGCGGGTCGCCTCCCGCATGCTGCACAGGCTCGGCTACGAGGTGGAGGTGGCGCAGGACGGCGAGGAGGCGCTGGAGAAGCTCTTCGGCGAGGAGGGACGGGAGTACGCCGCCGTCCTCATGGACATCCAGATGCCGAGGATGGACGGGCTGGAGGCCACCCGCCGCATCCGCAACAAAGAAGAGGAAGAGGGGCTCCCCCGCCTCCCTATCATCGCCATGAGCGCCCACGCCATGCAGGAGGACCGCACGAGGGCCCTGGAAGCGGGGATGGACCACTACATCTCCAAGCCGGTGAAGACGGCGGTGCTCGAGGAGGTACTGGAGCGCTTCGTCCGAAAGAGAGAGAAGGCGTCGCCCGGCGAACCCACCCCCTCCACCGCCGACGAACCCGCCCTGGCCCCGGAGAGCCTGCGGGAGCTCGACGAGCTCGGAGAGGAGGTCTTCGGCGAGCTCGCCGAGCTCTTCCTGGAGGACGCCCCCTCCAGGATAGCGGGTATGAAAGAGGCGCTCGAGAAGGAGGGGAGCTGCGAGGAGCGGGCCCAGAGGCTCCGCGCGCTCTCCCACGCCCTCAAGGGAAGCGCGGCGAGCCTGGGGGCCAAGAGGCTGTCCTCCCTGGCCCAAAAACTGAACGAGGGCACTTCGGCGGCCGCGGTGGAGCGGGAGGAGCAACGGAGAGACCTCCTCCGGCTCATGGAGGAGATCGAGCGGGAGTTCGCGCGGGTCAGGGAGGAGATAGAGGGGCGGCTCAGCTAG
- a CDS encoding ATP-binding protein: MRSKLRIDSRLEEVSRARRWLMEHALEAGFPEDETHRLGLALSEACTNVIKHAYGGAAGNAIDLELDADAERLVVRIRDTGKPFDPASYTPPDLSQAHESGYGVHLMRVIMDEVRYAPSPGGGTTLTMVRLRERRPSS, from the coding sequence TTGAGGTCGAAGCTGCGGATAGACAGCCGGTTGGAGGAGGTCTCCCGGGCCCGCCGGTGGCTGATGGAGCACGCGCTGGAGGCGGGCTTCCCGGAGGACGAGACACACCGGCTCGGCCTGGCCCTCTCCGAGGCCTGCACCAACGTGATAAAGCACGCCTACGGCGGGGCGGCCGGGAACGCCATAGACCTGGAGCTCGACGCGGACGCCGAACGCCTCGTGGTCCGCATCAGGGATACCGGCAAGCCCTTCGATCCCGCCTCCTACACCCCCCCAGATCTGAGCCAGGCGCACGAGAGCGGCTACGGAGTGCACCTCATGCGCGTCATCATGGACGAAGTCCGGTACGCGCCCTCTCCCGGGGGCGGGACGACGCTCACGATGGTCCGCCTGCGCGAGCGAAGACCCTCTAGCTGA
- a CDS encoding STAS domain-containing protein, whose product MNPERHDVGRGEPEGRISGYRELEPVDGVGAVELLPEGDLDIESAEEFRRSFEQLLDSGVAHFFVNLGGVGYLDSTGLGALMQLYRRAREAGGAARFYDLRPEVREIFRLTHLDRIIDIDQKREAVLSGVEGRKGTGRS is encoded by the coding sequence TTGAATCCCGAGCGTCACGACGTCGGGCGCGGCGAGCCGGAGGGGCGCATCTCCGGCTACAGGGAGCTGGAGCCGGTCGACGGGGTTGGCGCGGTGGAGCTCCTCCCGGAGGGGGACCTCGACATAGAGTCCGCCGAGGAGTTCCGCCGGTCGTTCGAGCAGCTGCTGGACTCAGGGGTGGCGCACTTCTTCGTGAACCTCGGAGGGGTGGGCTACCTGGACAGCACGGGCCTCGGCGCCCTCATGCAACTCTACCGGCGAGCCAGGGAGGCCGGCGGGGCGGCCCGCTTCTACGACCTGCGCCCGGAGGTGCGGGAGATCTTCCGCCTCACCCACCTGGACAGGATCATCGACATAGACCAGAAGCGCGAAGCCGTCCTCTCGGGCGTCGAGGGGAGGAAGGGAACCGGAAGGAGCTGA
- a CDS encoding GAF domain-containing protein, whose product MRTRLAHLLRRGGQAGKRPARTLAYAETAAALVIIVGAGLLLQPQNPGFVGVSPHPFWLVVIPVAALHGSPPGYAAGAASALVYLGLTAVQAGSVTNPALLRPDLLLEPVLFLVAGGALGELREAQRRREEALLQRQEELERDLQDLAQRYLASVELARELERRIADQTSTVTTLYEAAKALERLEVEELSPAVLELASSFVDVEACSLYLLRDGRFVLAAGRPENASRPRELDVSGGLPAIVSSERRTATVHELLTEPTPGRLARQPMLMAAPILDTDGEVAGMLVAERMPFLRFTPAATRLFTLLGDWASSAFQRALRFQQTRDRNVEDELTGAYNHAYLLKRAEEEVFRARTYGVPLSLLALRAEDHERIPPVRLPGVLRTLSLVFRHHIRPVDVLGKHAEEGTFLLLLPHLTAGEAEALAEKLRREVEGFGFKPFETDDRTLRLCTGRATFSGAGGARELVEAAVRSLGKGSG is encoded by the coding sequence ATGAGGACGCGCCTGGCGCACCTTCTCCGGCGGGGCGGGCAAGCCGGGAAACGTCCAGCCCGGACGCTCGCCTACGCCGAGACTGCCGCCGCCCTGGTCATCATCGTAGGCGCCGGGCTGCTCCTGCAACCGCAGAACCCGGGGTTCGTCGGGGTCTCTCCCCACCCCTTCTGGCTCGTCGTGATCCCCGTAGCCGCCCTGCACGGAAGCCCTCCGGGATATGCGGCGGGGGCGGCCTCCGCGCTGGTCTACCTGGGGCTCACCGCCGTGCAGGCGGGTTCGGTCACCAATCCCGCCCTCCTGCGCCCGGACCTCCTTCTCGAACCCGTCCTCTTCCTGGTGGCCGGCGGGGCCCTCGGGGAGCTCAGGGAGGCCCAGCGGCGGCGGGAGGAGGCCCTCCTGCAGCGTCAGGAGGAGCTGGAGAGGGACCTGCAGGACCTCGCCCAGCGCTACCTGGCCTCCGTGGAGCTCGCCCGCGAGCTCGAGCGCAGGATCGCCGACCAGACCTCTACCGTCACCACGCTCTACGAGGCAGCGAAGGCGCTAGAGCGGCTGGAGGTCGAGGAGCTCTCCCCGGCGGTACTGGAGCTGGCCAGCAGCTTCGTCGACGTGGAGGCATGTTCACTCTACCTGCTCAGGGACGGCCGTTTCGTCCTTGCGGCCGGCCGGCCGGAGAATGCCTCTCGTCCGCGGGAGCTGGACGTCTCGGGCGGGCTCCCCGCGATCGTGAGCTCCGAGCGCCGGACGGCCACCGTACACGAGCTCCTCACCGAGCCAACCCCCGGCCGCCTGGCCCGCCAGCCGATGCTGATGGCCGCGCCCATACTAGACACCGACGGCGAGGTGGCCGGGATGCTGGTCGCCGAGCGGATGCCCTTCCTGCGCTTCACCCCGGCCGCAACGCGGCTGTTCACGCTGCTCGGAGACTGGGCCTCGAGCGCCTTCCAGCGGGCGCTGCGCTTCCAGCAGACGCGCGACAGGAACGTCGAGGACGAGCTCACCGGCGCCTACAACCACGCCTACCTGCTCAAGCGGGCCGAGGAGGAGGTCTTCCGGGCCAGGACCTACGGCGTCCCGCTCTCGCTGCTGGCGCTCCGGGCGGAGGACCACGAACGGATTCCCCCGGTGCGGCTTCCGGGGGTGCTGCGAACCCTGAGCCTGGTCTTTCGCCACCACATCCGCCCCGTCGACGTCCTGGGGAAACACGCCGAGGAGGGCACCTTCCTGCTGCTGCTCCCCCACCTCACCGCCGGGGAGGCCGAGGCGCTGGCGGAGAAACTCCGGAGGGAGGTCGAGGGTTTCGGCTTCAAGCCCTTCGAGACGGACGACCGCACCCTTCGGCTGTGCACGGGAAGGGCCACGTTCTCCGGAGCCGGAGGAGCTCGGGAGCTGGTGGAGGCCGCGGTGCGCTCCCTCGGGAAGGGGAGCGGATGA
- a CDS encoding HEAT repeat domain-containing protein, with protein MMGPLLWLVSFPLETAAGWLLLGGSPGRIIASVAVHAAACCVFGCSLLRARGRGWPMVGFTLSLVVFPLAGMLAAALAYAAAALPQPRWRPSGEPEVREEDPLSRARRVEISLLEEREVEPVVDVLREEDPEAKRAAIERLALRRDSEAIRVLRGLLHDPSPEARLFASLTLSRLEDEIGKEILAARRDAERAPEDPAARERLADLYLEYALSGLLEDAARDYYLRMACEEYEAALRAGAGKGRNGLRLARAHLGLGEIAQAAGLLDELGRERPDDPEVHLLRMETIFDFGDLRELKTYARRVLGRLPEGSEARELAGWWAGEAEGGA; from the coding sequence ATGATGGGACCGCTGCTGTGGCTCGTGAGCTTCCCGCTGGAGACGGCGGCGGGCTGGCTACTGTTGGGCGGGAGTCCGGGGCGCATCATCGCCTCCGTGGCGGTGCACGCGGCGGCCTGCTGCGTCTTCGGCTGCTCACTGCTCCGGGCCAGGGGAAGGGGCTGGCCGATGGTGGGCTTCACGCTCTCGCTGGTGGTCTTCCCGCTCGCCGGGATGCTCGCCGCGGCCCTGGCCTACGCGGCGGCGGCGCTCCCCCAGCCACGGTGGCGCCCCTCCGGAGAACCCGAGGTGAGAGAGGAAGACCCCCTCTCGCGGGCAAGGAGGGTGGAGATCTCGCTGCTCGAAGAGCGGGAGGTGGAGCCGGTGGTGGACGTGCTGCGGGAGGAAGACCCGGAGGCCAAGCGGGCGGCGATCGAGCGGCTCGCGCTGCGGCGCGACTCGGAGGCGATCCGGGTGCTTCGGGGGCTGCTGCACGACCCGTCCCCCGAGGCGCGGCTGTTCGCCTCGCTGACCCTCTCCCGGCTGGAGGACGAGATCGGCAAGGAGATCCTCGCCGCCCGCCGGGACGCCGAGAGAGCCCCGGAGGACCCGGCGGCGCGCGAGCGTCTCGCAGACCTCTACCTCGAGTACGCCCTCAGCGGGCTGCTGGAGGACGCCGCCCGGGACTACTATCTCAGGATGGCCTGCGAGGAGTACGAGGCTGCCCTCCGGGCCGGGGCCGGGAAGGGGCGCAACGGTCTGCGCCTCGCCCGGGCCCATCTGGGGCTCGGCGAGATCGCGCAGGCCGCCGGGCTCCTCGACGAGCTGGGCCGCGAGCGCCCCGACGACCCGGAGGTGCACCTGCTCCGGATGGAGACGATCTTCGACTTCGGCGACCTGCGGGAGCTCAAAACGTACGCCCGGCGGGTACTCGGGCGCCTGCCCGAGGGCTCCGAGGCCCGCGAGCTCGCCGGATGGTGGGCCGGGGAGGCCGAGGGTGGCGCGTAA
- the pelF gene encoding GT4 family glycosyltransferase PelF, protein MARNGGVVDVCLVVEGTYPYVRGGVSSWVHNLIRGLPEKSFRVLFIGPSPEMDYEERYELPENLLGIDKVYAQDFRPESMRSPVAGKDSRKGWEILRSFHEHLAQGRGVPLFDEVYAAAGNPKSRSLGVQDLFRSPESWRMVVDLYRRNGRDASFVDYYWTWRFTHLPLFQMMQAEVPPARVYHTVSTGYAGFLAALAKKRTGSPMIVTEHGIYTRERSIEIAQADWIHVTEPQDYRIRRTQGFFKQWWTNMFRMMSRLCYQEADRVITITQVNQRYQLEEGAAPESMLVIPNGIRPERFRPAREARRPEEEFVVGFVGRVVPIKDVKTFIRAIKLAEPEIPNLRAYVVGPNEEDPEYFAECRQLTSLLGLEDRIVYTGPQDVLEYYRRMHVLVITSISEGQPLVILEANSAGVPVVATNVGACAELIHGRTPEDRALGPGGIVTAVASPRETADALIRLARNPRLREKMARAGTVRMERFYREDELNRTYLGIYDELVKGG, encoded by the coding sequence GTGGCGCGTAACGGCGGGGTGGTGGACGTGTGCCTGGTCGTCGAGGGGACCTACCCCTACGTCCGGGGCGGGGTCTCCTCCTGGGTGCACAACCTCATCCGGGGGCTCCCGGAGAAGAGCTTCAGGGTGCTCTTCATCGGGCCGTCGCCCGAGATGGACTACGAGGAGCGCTACGAGCTGCCGGAGAACCTCCTGGGCATCGACAAGGTCTACGCCCAGGACTTCCGGCCGGAGAGCATGAGGAGCCCGGTAGCCGGGAAAGACTCCCGGAAGGGCTGGGAGATCCTGCGGAGCTTCCACGAGCATCTCGCGCAGGGGCGGGGGGTGCCGCTCTTCGACGAGGTCTACGCCGCGGCCGGGAACCCCAAGAGCCGCTCGCTCGGGGTGCAGGATCTCTTCCGCTCGCCCGAGTCCTGGCGGATGGTGGTGGACCTCTACCGCAGAAACGGCCGCGACGCCTCCTTCGTGGACTACTACTGGACCTGGCGCTTCACACACCTGCCGCTCTTCCAGATGATGCAGGCCGAGGTCCCTCCGGCCAGGGTCTACCACACCGTCTCCACCGGCTACGCCGGGTTCCTGGCGGCGCTGGCCAAAAAGCGGACCGGCTCCCCCATGATCGTCACCGAGCACGGCATCTACACCCGGGAGCGGAGCATCGAGATAGCGCAGGCCGACTGGATCCACGTCACCGAGCCCCAGGACTACAGGATCCGGCGCACCCAGGGCTTCTTCAAGCAGTGGTGGACCAACATGTTCAGGATGATGAGCCGGCTCTGCTACCAGGAGGCGGACCGGGTGATCACCATAACCCAGGTCAACCAGCGCTACCAGCTCGAAGAGGGGGCAGCACCCGAGAGTATGCTGGTCATCCCCAACGGCATAAGGCCCGAGAGGTTCCGCCCGGCCCGCGAGGCCCGACGCCCGGAGGAGGAGTTCGTCGTGGGGTTCGTCGGCCGGGTCGTCCCCATAAAGGACGTCAAGACCTTCATCCGGGCCATCAAGCTGGCCGAGCCTGAGATCCCCAACCTTCGGGCCTACGTCGTAGGCCCCAACGAGGAGGATCCGGAGTACTTCGCCGAGTGCCGCCAGCTCACCTCGCTCCTCGGGCTGGAGGACAGGATCGTCTACACCGGTCCCCAGGACGTGCTGGAGTACTACCGACGGATGCACGTGCTGGTGATCACCAGCATCAGCGAGGGTCAGCCGCTGGTCATCCTGGAGGCCAACAGCGCCGGGGTGCCGGTGGTGGCCACCAACGTGGGCGCCTGCGCCGAGCTGATCCACGGCCGCACCCCCGAAGACCGGGCGCTGGGCCCCGGGGGCATCGTCACCGCGGTGGCCAGCCCCCGGGAGACGGCCGACGCCCTCATCCGGCTGGCCCGGAACCCACGGTTGCGAGAGAAGATGGCGCGGGCCGGCACAGTCCGGATGGAGCGCTTCTACCGGGAGGACGAGCTGAACAGGACTTATCTCGGGATCTACGACGAGCTGGTGAAGGGGGGCTGA